One window of Medicago truncatula cultivar Jemalong A17 chromosome 2, MtrunA17r5.0-ANR, whole genome shotgun sequence genomic DNA carries:
- the LOC11426136 gene encoding uncharacterized protein, whose product MASQVCETLAYDVEMKGDLLMSLMEELPCDESNDERLDSLIRSFEAEISESKMGGHDNSTCIGSQLKSNFEEYYNESWNIGQVVEEGYHDFGVEWVDMDMMTSFQFDDGSNWGDEKDVMIDHFMVGDDGFDMEEHAYNSFWQDSYEIGLVH is encoded by the coding sequence ATGGCTTCTCAAGTTTGTGAAACTTTGGCTTATGATGTGGAAATGAAGGGTGATCTTCTTATGTCACTAATGGAAGAGTTACCATGTGATGAGAGTAATGATGAAAGGTTAGATAGTTTAATAAGATCTTTTGAGGCTGAAATAAGTGAAAGCAAGATGGGTGGCCATGATAATTCAACATGCATAGGATCACAATTGAAGAgcaattttgaagaatattatAATGAATCATGGAACATTGGACAAGTGGTAGAGGAGGGATATCATGACTTTGGAGTTGAATGGGTGGATATGGATATGATGACATCCTTTCAATTTGATGATGGAAGTAATTGGGGAGATGAGAAGGATGTGATGATTGATCATTTTATGGTTGGTGATGATGGGTTTGATATGGAAGAGCATGCTTACAATTCCTTTTGGCAAGATAGTTATGAGATAGGGTTGGTGCATTAA
- the LOC11415404 gene encoding uncharacterized protein, translated as MASQVCETLAYDVEIKGDLLMSLMEELPCDESNDERLDSLIRSFEAEISESKMGGHDNSTCIGSQLKINFEEYYDESWHLGHVVEEGYDFGVEWVDMDLMPSFQFDDGNWEAIDSFEDEKDVMLDHLMVCDDGFEIEEHAYNSFWQDNYEIGLVH; from the coding sequence ATGGCTTCCCAAGTTTGTGAAACTTTGGCTTATGATGTAGAAATCAAGGGTGATCTTCTCATGTCACTAATGGAAGAGTTACCATGTGATGAGAGTAATGATGAAAGATTGGATAGTTTAATAAGATCATTTGAGGCTGAAATAAGTGAAAGCAAGATGGGTGGTCATGATAATTCAACATGCATAGGATCACAATTGAAGAtcaattttgaagaatattatgatgaatcaTGGCACCTAGGACATGTGGTGGAGGAGGGATATGACTTTGGGGTGGAATGGGTGGATATGGATTTGATGCCATCCTTCCAATTTGATGATGGAAATTGGGAGGCTATAGACTCTTTTGAAGATGAGAAAGATGTGATGCTTGATCATTTAATGGTTTGTGATGATGGGTTTGAGATAGAAGAACATGCTTACAATTCCTTTTGGCAAGATAATTATGAGATTGGGTTGGTGCATTAA
- the LOC11416421 gene encoding uncharacterized protein, giving the protein MASQVFETLAYDVEIKGDLLMSLMEELPCDESNDERLDSLIRSFEAEISESKMCDHDNSTCIGSQLKSNFEEYYDESWNIGQVVEEGYDFGVEWVDMDLIPSFQFDDGSWEAIESFGDEKEVMVDHLMVCDDGYDMGEHAYNSFWQDNYEIGLVH; this is encoded by the coding sequence ATGGCTTCTCAAGTTTTTGAAACTTTGGCTTATGATGTAGAAATCAAGGGTGATCTTCTCATGTCACTAATGGAAGAGTTACCATGTGATGAGAGTAATGATGAAAGGTTAGATAGTTTAATAAGATCTTTTGAGGCTGAAATAAGTGAAAGCAAGATGTGTGACCATGATAATTCAACATGCATAGGATCACAATTGAAGAGCAATTTTGAAGAATACTATGATGAATCATGGAACATAGGACAAGTGGTGGAGGAGGGATATGACTTTGGAGTTGAATGGGTGGATATGGATTTGATACCATCCTTCCAATTTGATGATGGAAGTTGGGAGGCTATAGAGTCTTTTGGAGATGAGAAAGAAGTGATGGTTGATCATTTAATGGTTTGTGATGATGGGTATGATATGGGAGAACATGCTTACAATTCCTTTTGGCAAGATAATTATGAGATTGGGTTGGTGCATTGA